GCAAGATGGAATTCGGATAGATTCGCGACGCCAGCCAGATCGCCGAGCGTCAGCGGCTGCGTCAGATGGTGGTCGATGTAGTCGCGCAGACGGCGGCGCGTTGCCACCGCGAGGCCGCCTTTGAGCACCGCGTCCGTGCGATTCACGCCTTGCGAACGCAACAACAGGCTCAAAATTTCATGCGATGTTTCGTTGGCCCGCAGACGGCCATCGGCGTCGTCCCATGCATTCTTCGCGAGCGACTGGCAGAGCGCCGCGATGCGTTCATCCTCGAAATACGTGCGGTCCGCGAGTGTCAGTTCGCGTGGCTCGCGGTCGAGTTCACGCACCGCGCGCTGCGTGAAGTGCTCGGGCAGAAAATACAGATGCATGAAGTGCATGTGGCCTCGCACCCACCAGCGCGATTCGTGGTCGCCAGGCAGGGCGCACAGGCGGCTCGGCGCGCCGTAGCGGCCCGGCAGTTTCTGGCGCTCGGTGCGATAGCCGCCGTCCAGATAGCACGACAACGTGTGATGGCCGGGCTGCTCGTAGACCGTTTCGGCTTCCCTGGTTTCGCGCGTCCAGATCGCAATGGCGAGCTGATCGCCCAGCCACGCAAAGCGATCAAGCGTGGCGTTGCACTCGCTCAGCGTCTGGCAGACCGAATGCAGGCCGAACGGCGGATCGCCAGGGTCGGTCGTGACGAGGTGGGATGTGTTCACGTGCATGCGGCGAAGCGGACAGGTGCTCGAAGGGCGGTGCGATAACACCGAGTATACGTGCAGCATGGTCTGCGCTTCCGGTGCCCTGTCGAAAGTGCGCAATTCTGGACAATCGAACGGGCGTCCGTACGCGCATAGTCGGATCACCCCGTATTGTCTGGCTCTCTGGCGATGAACCTGTTTCTTTATGTTGTGACTGTGCTGATCTGGGGTACGACCTGGATCGCGATCAAGTGGCAGCTCGGCGTAGTGCCGGCGCCTGTTTCGATTGCATGCCGCTTCTGGCTTGCGGCAATCGTGCTGTTCGCGCTGCTGAAGATCATGCGGCGCCCGCTCTGGCCGCCTCGCGCCGCGTGGCGTTTCCTCGCAGCGCAGGGGCTCGCGCTCTTTTGCGTCAACTTCCTGTGCTTCTACTATGCGGAAAGCGTCGTGCCTAGCGGCCTCGTCGCCGTCGTGTTCTCGACCGCGCCGCTTCTGAACTCGCTCAACGGCCGGCTTGTCATGGGCCGTCCGCTGCAGCCGACGGCCATCGTCGGCGCGGTGCTCGGTCTCGCGGGCATCGTGTGCCTGTCGCTGCAGCAGATGGCCGGCCACCTCGGCGATCACGCCGCATGGCTCGGTCTTGCAGTCGCAT
This Paraburkholderia phymatum STM815 DNA region includes the following protein-coding sequences:
- a CDS encoding helix-turn-helix domain-containing protein — encoded protein: MHVNTSHLVTTDPGDPPFGLHSVCQTLSECNATLDRFAWLGDQLAIAIWTRETREAETVYEQPGHHTLSCYLDGGYRTERQKLPGRYGAPSRLCALPGDHESRWWVRGHMHFMHLYFLPEHFTQRAVRELDREPRELTLADRTYFEDERIAALCQSLAKNAWDDADGRLRANETSHEILSLLLRSQGVNRTDAVLKGGLAVATRRRLRDYIDHHLTQPLTLGDLAGVANLSEFHLARMFRTSFGLPPHAWIALQRLERARTLLRTTALPLADIATQCGYANASHFSHRFRQGVGVTPAVYRRALRAG
- a CDS encoding DMT family transporter — translated: MNLFLYVVTVLIWGTTWIAIKWQLGVVPAPVSIACRFWLAAIVLFALLKIMRRPLWPPRAAWRFLAAQGLALFCVNFLCFYYAESVVPSGLVAVVFSTAPLLNSLNGRLVMGRPLQPTAIVGAVLGLAGIVCLSLQQMAGHLGDHAAWLGLAVAFAGTMCFSAGNLLSSRMQSMGLHPIVTNSWAMLIGASVLTLGSLAAGLPFALDTDARYLGALVYLAVPGSVIGFTAYLMLVGRIGPERAAYCTVLFPFVALAVSTVFEGYRWSALAVFGLVLVVAGNLVAFGVTKRFSVRRTHAA